In Canis aureus isolate CA01 chromosome 12, VMU_Caureus_v.1.0, whole genome shotgun sequence, a genomic segment contains:
- the ARID5A gene encoding AT-rich interactive domain-containing protein 5A isoform X2 — protein sequence MAPPIKGKRKQSEEGDPLDPSVSPQPDGEQSRSQSPIHLEDSPEAGGEREEDQEREEEQAFLVSLYKFMKERHTPIERVPHLGFKQINLWKIYKAVEKLGAYEMVTGRRLWKNVYDELGGSPGSTSAATCTRRHYERLVLPYVRHLKGEDDKPLPPSKPRKQYKMAKEPRGDDGTTEKPKKAKEEKRLDQMVPGKMKTDAAPDLARLPNQEAPRESPEQPGPALGPSPPFGGASGCPEAYKRLLSSFYCKGTHGIMSPLAKKKLLAQVSKAEALQCQEEGCRHGVGSPNGDPQASPAILLSESPQSPGKPAENSRHRLTPPEGLQAPGGSLREEAQVGPRLPAPIFTGCFHAYPTEVLKPVSQHPRDFFPNFKDGVLLGPPGKEEGLAVKEPQLVWGGDANRPSAFHKGSSRKGSPYPKPKACWVSPMAKAPAESPVPLSTFPSSPGLGTKRSLEEEGFAHGGKKLRAVSPFLKEVDAKECGAKSMGSGVAVSCLLGPALGPALPEAYRGTMLRCPLNFAGTPDHLKGQATLPFSPLVIPAFPAHFLATTGPSPMATGLMHFPPSSFDSALRHRLCPASSAWHVPPATTYAAPHFFHLNTKL from the exons ATGG CACCCCCTATCAAAGGGAAAAGGAAGCAGTCAGAGGAGGGTGATCCCCTAGACCCATCTGTGTCCCCTCAACCTGATGGTGAGCAGAGCAGGAGCCAGAGCCCCATCCATCTGGAG GACTCCCCCGAGGCAGGCGGGGAGCGGGAGGAGGACcaggagcgggaggaggagcaggccttCCTGGTCAGCCTCTACAAGTTCATGAAGGAGCGACACACGCCCATCGAGAGGGTGCCCCATCTCGGCTTCAAGCAGA TTAACCTGTGGAAAATCTACAAAGCAGTGGAGAAGCTGGGGGCCTATGAGATG GTGACCGGCCGCCGCCTCTGGAAGAACGTGTATGACGagctggggggcagcccgggcagCACCAGCGCAGCCACCTGCACACGCCGCCACTACGAGAG GCTGGTGCTCCCATATGTGCGGCACCTGAAGGGGGAGGACGACAAGCCACTGCCCCCTTCCAAGCCCAGGAAGCAATACAAGATGGCTAAGGAGCCTCGGGGGGATGATGGGACCACTGAGAAGCCGAAGAAGGCCAAGGAAGAGAAGCGGTTGGATCAG ATGGTGCCaggaaagatgaaaacagatgctgCCCCTGACCTGGCACGGCTTCCCAACCAGGAGGCCCCCAGGGAGAGCCCAGAACAGCCAGGCCCGGCCCTGGGGCCCTCTCCACCCTTTGGGGGTGCCAGCGGCTGCCCTGAGGCCTACAAGCGGCTCCTGTCCAGCTTCTACTGCAAAGGAACACATGGCATCATGTCACCACTGGCCAAAAAGAAGCTCCTGGCCCAAGTGAGCAAGGCAGAGGCCTTGCAGTGCCAGGAGGAGGGCTGTCGCCACGGGGTAGGCAGCCCTAATGGGGacccccaggcatcccctgccATTCTCCTGTCGGAAAGTCCTCAGAGCCCAGGAAAACCAGCTGAGAACTCCAGGCACCGGCTAACCCCTCCGGAGGGGTTACAGGCCCCTGGTGGCAGCCTCAGGGAGGAGGCTCAAGTGGGTCCCCGCCTACCAGCCCCCATCTTCACTGGCTGTTTCCACGCATACCCCACTGAGGTGCTGAAGCCCGTCAGCCAGCACCCCCGGGACTTCTTCCCCAATTTTAAAGATGGGGTGCTATTGGGGCCCCCTGGCAAAGAGGAAGGCCTGGCAGTCAAAGAGCCCCAGCTGGTGTGGGGCGGGGATGCCAACCGCCCGTCTGCATTCCATAAAGGCAGCTCTAGAAAAGGCAGCCCCTACCCCAAGCCCAAAGCCTGCTGGGTGTCCCCGATGGCCAAGGCCCCTGCTGAGAGCCCTGTTCCCCTGTCTACCTTCCCTAGCAGCCCCGGCCTGGGTACCAAGCGCAGCCTGGAAGAAGAGGGCTTTGCCCATGGTGGCAAAAAACTGCGGGCAGTGTCTCCCTTTCTTAAGGAGGTGGACGCCAAGGAGTGTGGGGCCAAATCTATGGGGTCTGGTGTGGCCGTGTCCTGCCTGCTGGGCCCAGCGCTGGGGCCTGCCCTCCCTGAGGCCTACAGGGGCACCATGCTGCGGTGCCCACTGAACTTTGCTGGCACCCCGGACCACTTAAAGGGCCAGGCCACTCTCCCCTTCAGCCCCCTGGTCATCCCTGCCTTCCCGGCCCACTTCCTGGCCACTACAGGGCCCTCACCCATGGCCACAGGTCTGATGCACTTCCCCCCGTCATCCTTTGACAGTGCCCTTCGCCACAGACTTTGCCCAGCCTCGTCTGCATGGCATGTGCCACCTGCCACAACCTATGCAGCACCCCACTTTTTCCACCTCAACACCAAGCTTTAG
- the ARID5A gene encoding AT-rich interactive domain-containing protein 5A isoform X4, protein MAPPIKGKRKQSEEGDPLDPSVSPQPDGEQSRSQSPIHLEVTGRRLWKNVYDELGGSPGSTSAATCTRRHYERLVLPYVRHLKGEDDKPLPPSKPRKQYKMAKEPRGDDGTTEKPKKAKEEKRLDQMVPGKMKTDAAPDLARLPNQEAPRESPEQPGPALGPSPPFGGASGCPEAYKRLLSSFYCKGTHGIMSPLAKKKLLAQVSKAEALQCQEEGCRHGVGSPNGDPQASPAILLSESPQSPGKPAENSRHRLTPPEGLQAPGGSLREEAQVGPRLPAPIFTGCFHAYPTEVLKPVSQHPRDFFPNFKDGVLLGPPGKEEGLAVKEPQLVWGGDANRPSAFHKGSSRKGSPYPKPKACWVSPMAKAPAESPVPLSTFPSSPGLGTKRSLEEEGFAHGGKKLRAVSPFLKEVDAKECGAKSMGSGVAVSCLLGPALGPALPEAYRGTMLRCPLNFAGTPDHLKGQATLPFSPLVIPAFPAHFLATTGPSPMATGLMHFPPSSFDSALRHRLCPASSAWHVPPATTYAAPHFFHLNTKL, encoded by the exons ATGG CACCCCCTATCAAAGGGAAAAGGAAGCAGTCAGAGGAGGGTGATCCCCTAGACCCATCTGTGTCCCCTCAACCTGATGGTGAGCAGAGCAGGAGCCAGAGCCCCATCCATCTGGAG GTGACCGGCCGCCGCCTCTGGAAGAACGTGTATGACGagctggggggcagcccgggcagCACCAGCGCAGCCACCTGCACACGCCGCCACTACGAGAG GCTGGTGCTCCCATATGTGCGGCACCTGAAGGGGGAGGACGACAAGCCACTGCCCCCTTCCAAGCCCAGGAAGCAATACAAGATGGCTAAGGAGCCTCGGGGGGATGATGGGACCACTGAGAAGCCGAAGAAGGCCAAGGAAGAGAAGCGGTTGGATCAG ATGGTGCCaggaaagatgaaaacagatgctgCCCCTGACCTGGCACGGCTTCCCAACCAGGAGGCCCCCAGGGAGAGCCCAGAACAGCCAGGCCCGGCCCTGGGGCCCTCTCCACCCTTTGGGGGTGCCAGCGGCTGCCCTGAGGCCTACAAGCGGCTCCTGTCCAGCTTCTACTGCAAAGGAACACATGGCATCATGTCACCACTGGCCAAAAAGAAGCTCCTGGCCCAAGTGAGCAAGGCAGAGGCCTTGCAGTGCCAGGAGGAGGGCTGTCGCCACGGGGTAGGCAGCCCTAATGGGGacccccaggcatcccctgccATTCTCCTGTCGGAAAGTCCTCAGAGCCCAGGAAAACCAGCTGAGAACTCCAGGCACCGGCTAACCCCTCCGGAGGGGTTACAGGCCCCTGGTGGCAGCCTCAGGGAGGAGGCTCAAGTGGGTCCCCGCCTACCAGCCCCCATCTTCACTGGCTGTTTCCACGCATACCCCACTGAGGTGCTGAAGCCCGTCAGCCAGCACCCCCGGGACTTCTTCCCCAATTTTAAAGATGGGGTGCTATTGGGGCCCCCTGGCAAAGAGGAAGGCCTGGCAGTCAAAGAGCCCCAGCTGGTGTGGGGCGGGGATGCCAACCGCCCGTCTGCATTCCATAAAGGCAGCTCTAGAAAAGGCAGCCCCTACCCCAAGCCCAAAGCCTGCTGGGTGTCCCCGATGGCCAAGGCCCCTGCTGAGAGCCCTGTTCCCCTGTCTACCTTCCCTAGCAGCCCCGGCCTGGGTACCAAGCGCAGCCTGGAAGAAGAGGGCTTTGCCCATGGTGGCAAAAAACTGCGGGCAGTGTCTCCCTTTCTTAAGGAGGTGGACGCCAAGGAGTGTGGGGCCAAATCTATGGGGTCTGGTGTGGCCGTGTCCTGCCTGCTGGGCCCAGCGCTGGGGCCTGCCCTCCCTGAGGCCTACAGGGGCACCATGCTGCGGTGCCCACTGAACTTTGCTGGCACCCCGGACCACTTAAAGGGCCAGGCCACTCTCCCCTTCAGCCCCCTGGTCATCCCTGCCTTCCCGGCCCACTTCCTGGCCACTACAGGGCCCTCACCCATGGCCACAGGTCTGATGCACTTCCCCCCGTCATCCTTTGACAGTGCCCTTCGCCACAGACTTTGCCCAGCCTCGTCTGCATGGCATGTGCCACCTGCCACAACCTATGCAGCACCCCACTTTTTCCACCTCAACACCAAGCTTTAG
- the ARID5A gene encoding AT-rich interactive domain-containing protein 5A isoform X1 gives MPYRKGVTSPQTPPIKGKRKQSEEGDPLDPSVSPQPDGEQSRSQSPIHLEDSPEAGGEREEDQEREEEQAFLVSLYKFMKERHTPIERVPHLGFKQINLWKIYKAVEKLGAYEMVTGRRLWKNVYDELGGSPGSTSAATCTRRHYERLVLPYVRHLKGEDDKPLPPSKPRKQYKMAKEPRGDDGTTEKPKKAKEEKRLDQMVPGKMKTDAAPDLARLPNQEAPRESPEQPGPALGPSPPFGGASGCPEAYKRLLSSFYCKGTHGIMSPLAKKKLLAQVSKAEALQCQEEGCRHGVGSPNGDPQASPAILLSESPQSPGKPAENSRHRLTPPEGLQAPGGSLREEAQVGPRLPAPIFTGCFHAYPTEVLKPVSQHPRDFFPNFKDGVLLGPPGKEEGLAVKEPQLVWGGDANRPSAFHKGSSRKGSPYPKPKACWVSPMAKAPAESPVPLSTFPSSPGLGTKRSLEEEGFAHGGKKLRAVSPFLKEVDAKECGAKSMGSGVAVSCLLGPALGPALPEAYRGTMLRCPLNFAGTPDHLKGQATLPFSPLVIPAFPAHFLATTGPSPMATGLMHFPPSSFDSALRHRLCPASSAWHVPPATTYAAPHFFHLNTKL, from the exons ATGCCCTATCGGAAAGGTGTTACTTCTCCTCAAa CACCCCCTATCAAAGGGAAAAGGAAGCAGTCAGAGGAGGGTGATCCCCTAGACCCATCTGTGTCCCCTCAACCTGATGGTGAGCAGAGCAGGAGCCAGAGCCCCATCCATCTGGAG GACTCCCCCGAGGCAGGCGGGGAGCGGGAGGAGGACcaggagcgggaggaggagcaggccttCCTGGTCAGCCTCTACAAGTTCATGAAGGAGCGACACACGCCCATCGAGAGGGTGCCCCATCTCGGCTTCAAGCAGA TTAACCTGTGGAAAATCTACAAAGCAGTGGAGAAGCTGGGGGCCTATGAGATG GTGACCGGCCGCCGCCTCTGGAAGAACGTGTATGACGagctggggggcagcccgggcagCACCAGCGCAGCCACCTGCACACGCCGCCACTACGAGAG GCTGGTGCTCCCATATGTGCGGCACCTGAAGGGGGAGGACGACAAGCCACTGCCCCCTTCCAAGCCCAGGAAGCAATACAAGATGGCTAAGGAGCCTCGGGGGGATGATGGGACCACTGAGAAGCCGAAGAAGGCCAAGGAAGAGAAGCGGTTGGATCAG ATGGTGCCaggaaagatgaaaacagatgctgCCCCTGACCTGGCACGGCTTCCCAACCAGGAGGCCCCCAGGGAGAGCCCAGAACAGCCAGGCCCGGCCCTGGGGCCCTCTCCACCCTTTGGGGGTGCCAGCGGCTGCCCTGAGGCCTACAAGCGGCTCCTGTCCAGCTTCTACTGCAAAGGAACACATGGCATCATGTCACCACTGGCCAAAAAGAAGCTCCTGGCCCAAGTGAGCAAGGCAGAGGCCTTGCAGTGCCAGGAGGAGGGCTGTCGCCACGGGGTAGGCAGCCCTAATGGGGacccccaggcatcccctgccATTCTCCTGTCGGAAAGTCCTCAGAGCCCAGGAAAACCAGCTGAGAACTCCAGGCACCGGCTAACCCCTCCGGAGGGGTTACAGGCCCCTGGTGGCAGCCTCAGGGAGGAGGCTCAAGTGGGTCCCCGCCTACCAGCCCCCATCTTCACTGGCTGTTTCCACGCATACCCCACTGAGGTGCTGAAGCCCGTCAGCCAGCACCCCCGGGACTTCTTCCCCAATTTTAAAGATGGGGTGCTATTGGGGCCCCCTGGCAAAGAGGAAGGCCTGGCAGTCAAAGAGCCCCAGCTGGTGTGGGGCGGGGATGCCAACCGCCCGTCTGCATTCCATAAAGGCAGCTCTAGAAAAGGCAGCCCCTACCCCAAGCCCAAAGCCTGCTGGGTGTCCCCGATGGCCAAGGCCCCTGCTGAGAGCCCTGTTCCCCTGTCTACCTTCCCTAGCAGCCCCGGCCTGGGTACCAAGCGCAGCCTGGAAGAAGAGGGCTTTGCCCATGGTGGCAAAAAACTGCGGGCAGTGTCTCCCTTTCTTAAGGAGGTGGACGCCAAGGAGTGTGGGGCCAAATCTATGGGGTCTGGTGTGGCCGTGTCCTGCCTGCTGGGCCCAGCGCTGGGGCCTGCCCTCCCTGAGGCCTACAGGGGCACCATGCTGCGGTGCCCACTGAACTTTGCTGGCACCCCGGACCACTTAAAGGGCCAGGCCACTCTCCCCTTCAGCCCCCTGGTCATCCCTGCCTTCCCGGCCCACTTCCTGGCCACTACAGGGCCCTCACCCATGGCCACAGGTCTGATGCACTTCCCCCCGTCATCCTTTGACAGTGCCCTTCGCCACAGACTTTGCCCAGCCTCGTCTGCATGGCATGTGCCACCTGCCACAACCTATGCAGCACCCCACTTTTTCCACCTCAACACCAAGCTTTAG
- the ARID5A gene encoding AT-rich interactive domain-containing protein 5A isoform X3, translated as MPYRKGVTSPQTPPIKGKRKQSEEGDPLDPSVSPQPDGEQSRSQSPIHLEVTGRRLWKNVYDELGGSPGSTSAATCTRRHYERLVLPYVRHLKGEDDKPLPPSKPRKQYKMAKEPRGDDGTTEKPKKAKEEKRLDQMVPGKMKTDAAPDLARLPNQEAPRESPEQPGPALGPSPPFGGASGCPEAYKRLLSSFYCKGTHGIMSPLAKKKLLAQVSKAEALQCQEEGCRHGVGSPNGDPQASPAILLSESPQSPGKPAENSRHRLTPPEGLQAPGGSLREEAQVGPRLPAPIFTGCFHAYPTEVLKPVSQHPRDFFPNFKDGVLLGPPGKEEGLAVKEPQLVWGGDANRPSAFHKGSSRKGSPYPKPKACWVSPMAKAPAESPVPLSTFPSSPGLGTKRSLEEEGFAHGGKKLRAVSPFLKEVDAKECGAKSMGSGVAVSCLLGPALGPALPEAYRGTMLRCPLNFAGTPDHLKGQATLPFSPLVIPAFPAHFLATTGPSPMATGLMHFPPSSFDSALRHRLCPASSAWHVPPATTYAAPHFFHLNTKL; from the exons ATGCCCTATCGGAAAGGTGTTACTTCTCCTCAAa CACCCCCTATCAAAGGGAAAAGGAAGCAGTCAGAGGAGGGTGATCCCCTAGACCCATCTGTGTCCCCTCAACCTGATGGTGAGCAGAGCAGGAGCCAGAGCCCCATCCATCTGGAG GTGACCGGCCGCCGCCTCTGGAAGAACGTGTATGACGagctggggggcagcccgggcagCACCAGCGCAGCCACCTGCACACGCCGCCACTACGAGAG GCTGGTGCTCCCATATGTGCGGCACCTGAAGGGGGAGGACGACAAGCCACTGCCCCCTTCCAAGCCCAGGAAGCAATACAAGATGGCTAAGGAGCCTCGGGGGGATGATGGGACCACTGAGAAGCCGAAGAAGGCCAAGGAAGAGAAGCGGTTGGATCAG ATGGTGCCaggaaagatgaaaacagatgctgCCCCTGACCTGGCACGGCTTCCCAACCAGGAGGCCCCCAGGGAGAGCCCAGAACAGCCAGGCCCGGCCCTGGGGCCCTCTCCACCCTTTGGGGGTGCCAGCGGCTGCCCTGAGGCCTACAAGCGGCTCCTGTCCAGCTTCTACTGCAAAGGAACACATGGCATCATGTCACCACTGGCCAAAAAGAAGCTCCTGGCCCAAGTGAGCAAGGCAGAGGCCTTGCAGTGCCAGGAGGAGGGCTGTCGCCACGGGGTAGGCAGCCCTAATGGGGacccccaggcatcccctgccATTCTCCTGTCGGAAAGTCCTCAGAGCCCAGGAAAACCAGCTGAGAACTCCAGGCACCGGCTAACCCCTCCGGAGGGGTTACAGGCCCCTGGTGGCAGCCTCAGGGAGGAGGCTCAAGTGGGTCCCCGCCTACCAGCCCCCATCTTCACTGGCTGTTTCCACGCATACCCCACTGAGGTGCTGAAGCCCGTCAGCCAGCACCCCCGGGACTTCTTCCCCAATTTTAAAGATGGGGTGCTATTGGGGCCCCCTGGCAAAGAGGAAGGCCTGGCAGTCAAAGAGCCCCAGCTGGTGTGGGGCGGGGATGCCAACCGCCCGTCTGCATTCCATAAAGGCAGCTCTAGAAAAGGCAGCCCCTACCCCAAGCCCAAAGCCTGCTGGGTGTCCCCGATGGCCAAGGCCCCTGCTGAGAGCCCTGTTCCCCTGTCTACCTTCCCTAGCAGCCCCGGCCTGGGTACCAAGCGCAGCCTGGAAGAAGAGGGCTTTGCCCATGGTGGCAAAAAACTGCGGGCAGTGTCTCCCTTTCTTAAGGAGGTGGACGCCAAGGAGTGTGGGGCCAAATCTATGGGGTCTGGTGTGGCCGTGTCCTGCCTGCTGGGCCCAGCGCTGGGGCCTGCCCTCCCTGAGGCCTACAGGGGCACCATGCTGCGGTGCCCACTGAACTTTGCTGGCACCCCGGACCACTTAAAGGGCCAGGCCACTCTCCCCTTCAGCCCCCTGGTCATCCCTGCCTTCCCGGCCCACTTCCTGGCCACTACAGGGCCCTCACCCATGGCCACAGGTCTGATGCACTTCCCCCCGTCATCCTTTGACAGTGCCCTTCGCCACAGACTTTGCCCAGCCTCGTCTGCATGGCATGTGCCACCTGCCACAACCTATGCAGCACCCCACTTTTTCCACCTCAACACCAAGCTTTAG
- the ARID5A gene encoding AT-rich interactive domain-containing protein 5A isoform X5: MVTGRRLWKNVYDELGGSPGSTSAATCTRRHYERLVLPYVRHLKGEDDKPLPPSKPRKQYKMAKEPRGDDGTTEKPKKAKEEKRLDQMVPGKMKTDAAPDLARLPNQEAPRESPEQPGPALGPSPPFGGASGCPEAYKRLLSSFYCKGTHGIMSPLAKKKLLAQVSKAEALQCQEEGCRHGVGSPNGDPQASPAILLSESPQSPGKPAENSRHRLTPPEGLQAPGGSLREEAQVGPRLPAPIFTGCFHAYPTEVLKPVSQHPRDFFPNFKDGVLLGPPGKEEGLAVKEPQLVWGGDANRPSAFHKGSSRKGSPYPKPKACWVSPMAKAPAESPVPLSTFPSSPGLGTKRSLEEEGFAHGGKKLRAVSPFLKEVDAKECGAKSMGSGVAVSCLLGPALGPALPEAYRGTMLRCPLNFAGTPDHLKGQATLPFSPLVIPAFPAHFLATTGPSPMATGLMHFPPSSFDSALRHRLCPASSAWHVPPATTYAAPHFFHLNTKL, encoded by the exons ATG GTGACCGGCCGCCGCCTCTGGAAGAACGTGTATGACGagctggggggcagcccgggcagCACCAGCGCAGCCACCTGCACACGCCGCCACTACGAGAG GCTGGTGCTCCCATATGTGCGGCACCTGAAGGGGGAGGACGACAAGCCACTGCCCCCTTCCAAGCCCAGGAAGCAATACAAGATGGCTAAGGAGCCTCGGGGGGATGATGGGACCACTGAGAAGCCGAAGAAGGCCAAGGAAGAGAAGCGGTTGGATCAG ATGGTGCCaggaaagatgaaaacagatgctgCCCCTGACCTGGCACGGCTTCCCAACCAGGAGGCCCCCAGGGAGAGCCCAGAACAGCCAGGCCCGGCCCTGGGGCCCTCTCCACCCTTTGGGGGTGCCAGCGGCTGCCCTGAGGCCTACAAGCGGCTCCTGTCCAGCTTCTACTGCAAAGGAACACATGGCATCATGTCACCACTGGCCAAAAAGAAGCTCCTGGCCCAAGTGAGCAAGGCAGAGGCCTTGCAGTGCCAGGAGGAGGGCTGTCGCCACGGGGTAGGCAGCCCTAATGGGGacccccaggcatcccctgccATTCTCCTGTCGGAAAGTCCTCAGAGCCCAGGAAAACCAGCTGAGAACTCCAGGCACCGGCTAACCCCTCCGGAGGGGTTACAGGCCCCTGGTGGCAGCCTCAGGGAGGAGGCTCAAGTGGGTCCCCGCCTACCAGCCCCCATCTTCACTGGCTGTTTCCACGCATACCCCACTGAGGTGCTGAAGCCCGTCAGCCAGCACCCCCGGGACTTCTTCCCCAATTTTAAAGATGGGGTGCTATTGGGGCCCCCTGGCAAAGAGGAAGGCCTGGCAGTCAAAGAGCCCCAGCTGGTGTGGGGCGGGGATGCCAACCGCCCGTCTGCATTCCATAAAGGCAGCTCTAGAAAAGGCAGCCCCTACCCCAAGCCCAAAGCCTGCTGGGTGTCCCCGATGGCCAAGGCCCCTGCTGAGAGCCCTGTTCCCCTGTCTACCTTCCCTAGCAGCCCCGGCCTGGGTACCAAGCGCAGCCTGGAAGAAGAGGGCTTTGCCCATGGTGGCAAAAAACTGCGGGCAGTGTCTCCCTTTCTTAAGGAGGTGGACGCCAAGGAGTGTGGGGCCAAATCTATGGGGTCTGGTGTGGCCGTGTCCTGCCTGCTGGGCCCAGCGCTGGGGCCTGCCCTCCCTGAGGCCTACAGGGGCACCATGCTGCGGTGCCCACTGAACTTTGCTGGCACCCCGGACCACTTAAAGGGCCAGGCCACTCTCCCCTTCAGCCCCCTGGTCATCCCTGCCTTCCCGGCCCACTTCCTGGCCACTACAGGGCCCTCACCCATGGCCACAGGTCTGATGCACTTCCCCCCGTCATCCTTTGACAGTGCCCTTCGCCACAGACTTTGCCCAGCCTCGTCTGCATGGCATGTGCCACCTGCCACAACCTATGCAGCACCCCACTTTTTCCACCTCAACACCAAGCTTTAG